One window of the Vanessa atalanta chromosome 22, ilVanAtal1.2, whole genome shotgun sequence genome contains the following:
- the LOC125072716 gene encoding odorant receptor Or2-like, with product MLGYIFKKLEDPRFPLLGPNIRALKFWGLILPKQTSMKLLYIFLHLTVIIFTATEYAEIWFVKDDMNLLLTNIKITLLATVSVSKVTSFLIFQEKWNNIIDYVNRADKIQRNRDVLKNYIIERYTKYSRRITLSYFLLMYTTVVFVISQPIYKYVFSETYRENIRNGTENYAQVVSSWVPIDKNTVKGHIIACFYQSYAAIYGGGWITSFDTNAIVIMVFFKGELEMLRIDSSNIFGSADLVLSHEDFQLRLKNCYRRHVELIKFIRLFDSCLSPIMFLYVIVCSIMLCATAYQITIETSTMQRFITVEYLIFGVAQLFMYCWHSNDVLYVSRDSSRGPYESIWWTRNVSEQKDINILVDQFNRIIVFSAGPFTNITVATFISILKGAYSYYTLLSQSQQD from the exons ATGTtgggttatatatttaaaaaacttgaaGATCCAAGATTTCCTCTACTCGGTCCGAACATTCGTGCTTTAAAATTTTGGGGGTTAATCCTACCAAAGCAAACATCaatgaaattgttatatattttcttacatttaaCTGTGATAATTTTCACGGCAACTGAATATGCGGAGATTTGGTTCGTCAAAGACGATATGAATTTACttttaacgaatataaaaataaccttacTGGCAACAGTCAGTGTTAGCAAAGTGACTAGCTTTCTGATATTTCAAGAGAAATGGAACAATATTATCGACTACGTGAACAGAGCTGACAAAATTCAAAGAAATCGTGATGTtcttaagaattatattatagagagatatacaaaatatagcAGGAGAATAACGCTTAGTTATTTCCTCTTGATGTACACTACTGTTGTTTTTGTTATCAGCCAGCCGATTTATAAATACGTGTTCTCTGAAACATATAGAGAGAATATTAGAAATGGCACGGAAAACTACGCCCAAGTTGTTAGTTCTTGGGTACCCATTGACAAAAATACCGTCAAGGGTCACATAATTGCTTGCTTTTATCAGAGCTATGCTGCAATTTATGGGGGAGGATGGATAACTTCTTTTGATACTAATGCCATTGTTATCATGGTGTTCTTTAAGGGGGAACTTGAAATGTTGAGGATCGATAGCAGTAACATTTTCGGATCAGCCGATCTTGTTTTGAGTCATGAAGATTTTCAGTTGCGTTTGAAAAATTGTTATAGACGTCACGTGGAATTAATAAA GTTTATTCGTCTCTTCGATTCTTGCCTGTCGCCAATAATGTTTCTGTATGTGATTGTTTGTTCAATAATGCTTTGTGCAACAGCTTATCAAATAACT attgaaACAAGCACAATGCAGAGATTCATCACAGTCGAATATTTGATATTCGGTGTAGCGCAACTTTTTATGTACTGCTGGCACAGCAATGACGTCCTGTATGTG AGTAGAGATTCATCGCGAGGTCCATATGAAAGCATTTGGTGGACGAGAAATGTCTCCGAGCaaaaagatattaatattttggtcGACCAGTTCAACCGAATTATAGTCTTTAGCGCTGGACCATTCACTAATATCACTGTAGCTACCTTCATAAGT attCTGAAAGGGGCATACAGTTACTATACACTCCTGAGTCAGTCTCAACAGGATTAG